In Mycetocola spongiae, the genomic stretch CACCCGGTCGGCGCGCGTGAAGTGCGCAATCAGCAGCGCCACGGTGATGCCCACGATAAGCACCGCGAGCACCACGAGTAGCCAGCCCCAGCCATATTGGGCGGGGGGATAGAGTCCGTTACCGTCGGGCACGTCGCCTCCGTTCCAGGACATCCAGCAGCACCGGGACAACCTCGGCATCGGTATGCAGATCGCGGTGATCGATCCCCAGCTCCGCAAACGCGGCGGTGCGCCGCTCGCGCTCATCCCGATCGTGGTGTTCCAGCTCGGCCAGCAGCGCCGGATCGGAGGCGAGGAACTCGGGGATCTCCCACCCGCTGTCGATATCCACGCGCGGGCGGCTGCGGGGCGCGTGATCCAGCAGGGGCTCCTCGCAGATGGTGAACCAGAGAACCTCGTGGCGCGCGCGCAGGCGGCGCAGCTGCCGAATCTCCTCGGGCAGCAGCGGGCTCTCATCGCCGATGATCACGAGGATCAGGCGGCGATTGCTATCCCGGGCCACGGCCGCGAGCAGTTCCGCGCGCGTGGCCGCGGGCCCCGCGACGCTGCGATCGATCGTGCGCAGCAGCTGCTCGAGGCGGCCCTCGGAGCCGCCCGCGGGGGTGCGCCGGATGCGCTCACCCTCGCCGCAGAATGCGCGCACCTCATCGCCGTTGCGCAGCGAGAGAAACCCCAGCACGCCCGCGGCGAGTACCGCGAGATCGCGCTTGGGGGTGCCATCGGCGGCGAGGGCGGACATCCGCGGGGAGGTATCCACCGCGAGCGCGAGGCTATAGCGGCGCGTGGCGACATACTGTTTGACCAGCAGCTGGCCCTGCCGGGCGGTGGCCCGCCAATCGATATCGCGCACCTCATCGCCCGGCTCATAATGGCGCAGATCATCAAAATCGAGGCTTCGCCCGCGCCGAACGGCCGCATGCGCTCCCTCGAGCGGATGCAGCGTTTTGCGGGAGGAGGCGAGGGCTACCCTCGCCTTCACCCGGCGCAGCAGGCTGGCCACGGGATGCTCCTACGGGGCCGGGACGGCGTCGAAGATTTGGTCGATGATGTCCTCGCTGCGCAGCCCATCGGCCTCGGCCTCAAACGTGAGCAGGACCCGGTGCCGGAGCACCAGGTGGCGCAGGAAGGAGATGTCCTCGGGGATCACATAGGAGCGACCGGCCAGCAGCGCGAGGGCCCGCGAGGCCTGCAGGAAGGCGATGCTCGCGCGCGGGCTCGCCCCATAGCGGATGGCCGCGGCGCTCTCCGGGGAGAGATATTCGGCGGGGCTGCGGGTGACAAAAACCAGCGAGACAATATAGTTGCGCACCGCGGGGGCCACATAAACGCGCGCGGCCAGAGACTGCAAAAACACGATATCGGAGAGCGCCACGGAGGCGGTGCCGTGCAGCTCGGGGTTCAGCACGCCGGTGTCGATGCGGTGCAGAATTTCCATTTCCTCGGCGGGGCTCGGATAGCCCACGATCTCCTTCAGAAGGAAGCGGTCCATCTGCGCCTCGGGCAGCTCATAGGTGCCCTCCTGCTCGATGGGGTTTT encodes the following:
- a CDS encoding DUF58 domain-containing protein, translated to MASLLRRVKARVALASSRKTLHPLEGAHAAVRRGRSLDFDDLRHYEPGDEVRDIDWRATARQGQLLVKQYVATRRYSLALAVDTSPRMSALAADGTPKRDLAVLAAGVLGFLSLRNGDEVRAFCGEGERIRRTPAGGSEGRLEQLLRTIDRSVAGPAATRAELLAAVARDSNRRLILVIIGDESPLLPEEIRQLRRLRARHEVLWFTICEEPLLDHAPRSRPRVDIDSGWEIPEFLASDPALLAELEHHDRDERERRTAAFAELGIDHRDLHTDAEVVPVLLDVLERRRRARR
- a CDS encoding AAA family ATPase, with product MTPSDPLGTPSEAEMARAADILGTVSRAYSSKMVGQERLRTSLLTALIAGGHALLESVPGLAKTTAASTLADTVQAEFRRIQCTPDLLPSDITGTQVYDASTGSFRTVLGPVHANFVLLDEINRSSSKTQSAMLEAMQERQTTIGGEVHRLPKPFLVIATQNPIEQEGTYELPEAQMDRFLLKEIVGYPSPAEEMEILHRIDTGVLNPELHGTASVALSDIVFLQSLAARVYVAPAVRNYIVSLVFVTRSPAEYLSPESAAAIRYGASPRASIAFLQASRALALLAGRSYVIPEDISFLRHLVLRHRVLLTFEAEADGLRSEDIIDQIFDAVPAP